AGTTGCAGTGGAGTTACCATTGAACATGACTCTGCAGGACACCAGGTTTGGAAGCAGAGTGCAGAAAATAACTGAGCTAAGGTTTGAGCTCACAAAAATGTCAATGAAATGTTCattctctgctttctctgtcccttccctgtggaTCCCAGCACAAAGCTGTGTGTTTGCTCTGGGTCATGTTGGGCTGATATGCTCGCTCTGGGTTACCACACTCATTTAAACCAACCATAAAAGGTGGAAGCTGCcatttttgaaatggaaatgcagAGTTTTAATTAAGGAAattgcagcagctgccaagctTGGCTGGCTGGGGTGAGGAGGGGCAGGATACAATGCTCTTTTCCATGGCACACATTGAAATGCAGCAAACAAGAGCCCTCCAGGAGGGTTCTCTACCCTCTGCCTTGCCCCAGCAACGTGCTGGAAGTTGCCTGATCCTGGAAGCACAGGTGGGTGCCCTCATTagagagctgcaggctgggagggtggagttgggcctggggctgtgtgttccTGCAGAACTGCCTGTGTTCCGTCAGGAATGCTGGTGAAGCAGCTGGGGTGCTGTGGGAAGCTGTCACAAAGCCAGTGTCACCTCCCCAAGGAAGAACAGCAGTTTGTAGCTATAGAACTTGCTGGTTTGCTGTTCCTGGGGTGAGCCAGGCCTGTTTTGTCCCCAGACATGGGCTGCCTGAGGGATGTGGACACGGTCACCATCAGCATGAAGTTCCCCAGCGGAGCCATTGTCACCCTGGACATCAGCCAGCACTGCACCAGGAGCTGTGACCAGCGGCTGGAGGTGGGGTCCTGCTGCTCAGTCAAGTCTGTTTTGACTCCTGAGTGTGCCTGCAGCACATTTCCCAAAACCCCTCTGTtacagaatcactgaggttgggaaagacctccaGGACCATCAAATCCAACACCTTgtcacccagagcagagctttAAGCGCCACATGTTTGTTTGCCTGTTGCCTCAGCAGCAGTGGCTTCTTGTCCTTTTTCAATCTACAATCCACCTTCCTTTTTCTCACCCAAATTTTCTCTCTGTCCCATGCATTATGTGGTGTTAAGAGCTGCATGAATCATACCAGTGCAAGAACTGGTGTCATCTCTCCTGAGGCTGAAATTGGGCAGATTTCCTTTGTCCTTTCCTGTGTAGCAGGAGTCTTGCATgtgaaaggggaagaaaaatgaaaattcctaCAGTAATGAATAATTACAGCTATGGGGGGCTGGTCTTGGGGAGGAATTTCTGTTAGGCACTTGTAAAGGGGGCTTTGCTTTGATCACACAAGTGAAAGCCACTGTCCTACAGCAGATCCACGGTGTTCTTGTTGTGTCTGAGCCATACCAGGACTGGGGCAGGTGTGATTCCTCATTTCAGAACCTACTTTTGTCTTGGTTTTACAAACCAGGGCTTCTCTGGTGATAATCTGTGTGAGATTGAAAGTGTGATAACTTCAAAATGTTCTTTCTTCCCTGTTTTGCTCCTTTCCTCAGGTTCATGGGTCTCAGGGGACCTTAAGGGTGGACAACCAGAACCCCCTGGGCATCACAGAGCATGGGACTTCTGTGTCCATCTGTCCCCAGACCCAAGCTGAGCGCTACAGAGATGCCTACAGGGAGCTCTTCAGGCACTTCCTGAGAACCCTGAAAGGTGGGACAAGGCTTAAATGGATGGCTTTGGGTTGGCTTTGTTAGGGGATGCACCATGTCAGGTCGTGGAGGTGGGTGGGGAATGATGATCTGAAACGCTGTGCTGGGAAGAAATGAGAGTTGGGAGGGGAAACTGCCTTGGACCTTACTGCTGTTTGTGACAGCCAAGAGATCCTCAGCCAGATCCTGGCTGCCCAGAAGggataaaaatcacagaatcgtGGAGTGGCTTGGGTACAAAGAGGCTTTGAAGACCATTTAGTCCAAGCTATTTTTAttcagcagcatttcagttGTTGTGGCTGCATtgacagggcaggaggaggggctgAAATGTTTTAAGTCCTGTGGCCCCAGTGCTGTGGTGGGATCTGTGCTCACAGGGGACCACAGGTTTCATCCAGTGCTTTGTTCCTGTCCCACAGGCCAGGAGCCCCCCGTGGTCACCAAGGAGCAGTTCCTCTGGACCATCCAGgttgctgcagcagctgagcagtcCTGGAGGAGCAGATCTGCTGTGGActtgcacagcagtgccactgATCCACCTGGGGTCAAGGCTGAGCTCGTGTGACAGCCACTCCCACCCAGTGGCCTCAGCAGAAGCCTGGATGGTGGTTTTGGTGTTCCCACTGGGAAtgcccagcagacagaggcacttCTGGACCAGGAGCCcttggtgctggggcagggcagggttcCTGCCGTGTCAGCCAGAGCCTGCAAGAAATTCTCTGTGGTTTCATCCAGGTGGCCACAGAGCTCTGttttcctgggagaagagggATGCTCCTCGGGCCAGGCAGGGTGGTGTAGGACCACCAGTagctgggaggagggagaagtcTCCCCTTGGAGAGGGAACAGCCACTGTTCTCCTCTGCCTGGAGGAGTAGTCACAAGCAGGTGccttcccagcagtgccacaagGGAGGTGATTTAATGCTCAAAAAACCACAGGAGCATCTGTGATTATGTTTAGAGTGGATATatggaaggaattcttccctttgagggtggtgaggggctggaatggattccccagagcagctgtggctgccccatccctggaagtgttcaaggccaggctggacagggcttggagcagcctgggatagtggaaggtgttggggtgggatgggatgagctttaaggttccttccaaacAAACCAGTTCTGGGTTCCATGATCCTGTTTGGGACACAAACAGCAGAAGGCAGAGCCACAGGCCAGGCACTGTCTCTGCCAGGAGCTTTGGACCTTTCTCATGTGTGTGGAGCTCTCTGCAGGTGTGTGGCTCTGCACATGCGAGTTTTCAAGACTttttgaaaccttttttttttgtatttttattgaaTTACAACAACATTCTTGACTTCTTCCATTCCAAGGCATTAGTTTATAAATTTCTTGCAAGAACCTTTAGTTCAATCAATTTCCAATTCCTACCTGTGGAATATACACTCCTAAAACTAGAAATAACGGTgaaatttctgttgtttttgGGAAATTGTTTTTAACAGTGTAATTTTTCAAGCTCAGAAAAACTGTGTCTTAATGCTTGTTCTCCATTCCATTCACTATTTTTTAgccatttattaaaaaaaaagttttatgtGTCCAGAAGCTGTTTTTTGCCTCTCTGTACTTGCTGTAGCAGATTAGTACACAATGgtgggtttcttttttgtttcagtaGCTTTGAGGTCCTACAGCTGAAGGTTTACTCTGGGTTAAGAGGGCACTTTCTGTCCAGTTTTAATTTCCAAATCCAGTAATTCCCACATGTGCTTTTATTGtgttacaaaaacaaaccaacaaaaaaaataacccaaaacaaaacaaagagtAACCACAGCTataaaaataacacattttccAAAGATAACATTACAAAAAATACAATTCCTATCACAGAGTGATCCATTAATactgctgggaacagccccGGGAACACTGGAAGTGTGAGTGGTTGTTGCCAAAGCTTTAAAGCATTAAAGTGCTTTACTGAGCCATTTCCTGGGGACACAGATCACTGTCAGCCACACCAGGGGATTCCCAATCCCAAAGGTTCCCAATCCCTGTGGTGTGAGGcctcagggatggtgactgcacCTGCAGCTCACCAGActctgaggaagaggagggacaagaggcagctgaaggctcagagctgctgtgggacacCCAGACAAAGCCTTGGGAGGAGGGTCCCAGCCTCCTCCATCCAGTGGTCACACTCCTGTCCCCCTGGAGAGGGAGcagccactgcctgcctggggagAAGTCACATCTCAGGTGAGCCCTGGTGGAATTTCAGCACTTCTGCTCTTGCTTAGAGGGTGCAGGGCTTTGGGAAGGGtatccagccccttccccagcctgggggTGGTGGGAAGCAGGTGCAGGGCTGCCTTTGGAGGCCTCCAGAGGGAGAGTGCAGCAGTGGGAATGGGCTGGGCAGCATCATCTCTGTGCAGGTCCCCTCAAAATCTCCAGTGacccagggctgagggggcaatgcagctccctgccctccctcccacaGCAACAGCTCCTGAGACTTCAGTGCCTTTCCAAGACCTGTTGTGGGACATTGCCTTCCCAAAAGTGTAGGGAATAAACATTCAGGGAGGGAACACACCTATTTGTGTGCTTGCTTTCTGTGAaggctttttttcccagtctgAATCAACAGAGAAATTGCAGCTGGGGAAAATGAcgaggaagagaagagaattGGTCGGCCAGTCCATGCTGTGCTCCAAAAAGATGGAATTTACACCATGACATTCCAGCTTGTCAGGTCTGACCTGTCAACAAAACTCCccaagggagcagggagggattATCCAGACCTCTGACATCCCAGGACAATCACTGGCTTTCCCCCTCCTCCACAACTGCATGCAAGAGAttcagaggagggaaaaaactgAGATTTGAACAGATAAGGCTGGAGACAGGATTGTCTGCATGTTTACATGCTACAACATGGAATTAATTTACATGACACTGCAGTGTCTCAGGAGTCAGTATCAATTTTTATAGCttacatgaaaataaatctttctcCTTACAGCACAGCGAGTTTACTGTATGTACATTCTGTTTATATACACCAACTTTTAAGTACAAGAACACATTGGTAATGGACAAACAGGGTTTTTCTGACTCTGCTGAGGGAAGGGGTGCATTTGGCAGTCCATGGAAATGCAGGATGTGGCTTCACACCAGTCCCTGCACAGGTCAGGTCAGGGCTGAGTCTGTTGCAGTGGCAAAGCCCTCTCAGTCTGGGACACCACGAAGAGCACGGACGGCAAGCAGGGATGAGAAAAACGTGCTGTCCTTACACTGCTGGATGGAGGGATGCTCCaggaaaacacaaaccacacagtgcctcctgtgccatgggcacGCAGAAACCCCACtctggctgctgagctggctcGGCTgccctcctcctttccttcctcctcctcctcacctccagtttcctccccaggcaggcacctcctgcctggctcagggCCCGCAGTTCCCCTGGCTGTAACAAACTTAAACTTCTCCAGGTGCCCAAGGCTGCAAACACATTTTTGAGGGGGTGGAGGGGGGTTTATCACCCCGCCAGCATCCGGAGCCCCTCAGTTGATCTCTCCCTCCGTGAACTCCTCCTTTATGGACTGTTTGCGGGATTTGCAGTCCGGCAGGTCGAAGCCGAAGTCGGCCCAGTCGTCGGCGGTGCCGCGGTTGGGGATGGTGATGGTGTGGCGCACGCGGAAGTGCACGGCCTCCATCACCCGCTGCCGCTGCAGCTCGCCCGAGCTGCCGATGGAGATGGTGGAGGcgttgctgctgctggagcgGATCAGCTGCTGGGCCCCGTAGTCGTGGCTCTGcttgagctcctgcaggccccGCCAGATGATCATGCGGTACTGCTCCGGGATCTTCAGTGCTGCGAGATCCTGCAAGGACAACGCTGCTGAGGCACGGCTGGCAGAATGGGGCTGGACCAGCAGGAGAGAGGCCCaggttgttttttgggggaaaaCATGGGTGcaaagcccagcacagcagagctggacctGCCGCCGTGGCCATGGGTCCATCATGGTGCACCCATGGCCTTGGATGCATCCCAATGCACCCATGGCCATGGATGCCTCCCCTGGGcatcacagacatattttatgaaaaatccttttgccaggaattttttctcctgagaagctctTGAgaagaggcctcagaaatgaaatgtaaacaataattatctgctgctgtgcaatgcaacaggtgcatctttgattggtctcatgtggttgtttttaattaatggccaatcgcAGTCTGgctgtcttggactctctggtcagtcacaagattttattatcattcctttctattccttgctagccttctgatggaattttttcttctattcttttagtatagttttaatatatcgttttcttttaatatcatatataataaaataataaatcagccttctgaaacatggagtcaagattctcatctcttccctcatcctgggacccctgtgagcaccaccaCACCCTGGGTTATTTCCTGTTTGTAACCAAGTAACTGCAGGTTTGCAGGTTggagatttttgttgttgttttgggagGGATTCACATCAAACTGATGTGGAaatgggaggaaggaagggatcATTCCCCTTGAACACAGGTTGCAGAGCAGCGTGTGGAGCATCCTTGTGGCCATGCACTTGGGATGCCCTCTGCTCTGGTCCTGGCCcagcaggctggagcagcaccagcctccAGCACTGAGGTGGGTGACCTCAGACTGGGGACATGTGCCAGGACACACACCAGCACAggggggagctgccaggggtcCGTGTTAATGCCAGCACAGAGACTCACGGGAGTGTTAACTGGAGCAGACAGCGAGTATGCAATTAGTAGCTACAAACGACTCAGACACACGGCTCTGCCCTGACACAAGTTTTGGCCATTCCTAAACGTTCCCGTGGACAGCTGACAGGCAGTCATGGAGTTAGTTCAGCAAATGGTCCAGAACCAGGCTCAGGTTACACAACTGGCCCCAGCCACCAGTGACAAATCATCATCTCTCCTGCgggatgctgcagctgccaggtaGAGACACTGCTACACCTGCCTGGGGCAAAATGAGGTCGAAACAGGGTCGGGCAGGAGCTCTGTCTCAGTCAAAACACCAGCTCGGGGATTTACAGGGTTTTCCATGGCTCAAAGGGTTcaggattattttttgttttcctttttcttgttcctctgatgggctggggagcagctccggTGCCACCCCTGGTACCAGCAGCAGAGGATGATgctctgggcacacacaggtaTTTCCAGCATCCTCTCCAtactttttcctgcttttaccTGCTCTGGGCTATTTCATTCCAGACTTCAGCCTCTTTCATTCTAAAGATTAGCAGGGGAAGAGGTGAGACCAGATTaaacctccctgagctgctgtggggtgtccctgctggctctgtgggaTATGGGGCACACTCAGCACCTCAGCTGTGTTCTCTGTGATAGGTGGAAAATCTCCCTGAGCTCTGGCCTGGGGATCTTTGATCTCTGTTGTTTCTGAGAGTCTGGAGGAAGCTGAGATTGGTTGTGGGTTTTTGGGACTGGTTGTGATTTTCACCAAGGCCTGAGCAATAGCTACCTCCAAAGGACCATCAAAGGGGCAGGAATGACAGGCATCAATCCTGGGAACACATTCtgtgtgaggggctggggcacaggttTGCCTTCCTCCAAAACACTTTCAGGTTTGCTTTTCAGACCAACAGGTGTGGGAAACAAGTGGTATAAGAACAGATCTCCCCAAAGCATTTACCTCTATGGATAGGTTCTGCAGGTGGTAAATATTCTGTAACCCTTGTGAGGTGAAATAGTCGATGCAGTTTGGACACCCCAATCCTGTTAAAAAACTGCAGAGAAAGTTTGGAAAATAAAGTGGCATTAAGTTCTCATGAACAACAGCTGTGTCCCATCTCTGTGGGACAGACCATGGCAGGTGGGGGATGTGGAGAGTTCCATGGGTGCTCCACTGGCACTAAGGTCAAAGCACACTGTGGGGTTGTGTTCATTCCTAAAACTACACATGTTTTCCTCCTGATTATCTGAGATTTTGGCTCAGGAACTCATACAATATGAGGGAGCTCAAGCTACTGGGGAGGGGGATCAGGGcatgccctgggctctgccctgtgtGGATGCTGGCCCAAGGTCTGTCAGAACATCCGTGGTCTTTTTAAAGGCCAAAACATGAAAAACCTGCAGAGCTGTAAATGCATTTCTGGTTGAAATAAGCCACATAGCCATTTCCAGGTGTTGCTggaaggggaagagggaagCTCATAAAGCTACGTGCCATTGGACAGGTAGGACAGGACCCTCTTTAGGATGTACCTAATTTCTAATTGATCAGGGATCAGGAAGGTGTATGAGGGCAGTGGAGGTTCCTGACTGATTGGTAGCTGGGCTTTGGTTGCTCAGGTGCTGCTTCTCAggtgagaggagcagcagggatttcTCAGTTGGGGCCAGTGGCCAGCTGACCAGTTGCCAGACAGATGGGAAGGTTAGAGCGAGGGACACAGCGAGGAacagaggacagacagacaggacACCAGGTGCCTTCCCTACCTGACGAGGCTGGGGTCAGCGTTGTAGGGTGGAGGGGGGGTGCAGTGGGACCCCGACACCATGGGCTGGGAGGAGTGGCCCCCGTTCATTTCTCCATTGCTCTGCATGGGGTGGCTGTTCAGCATTCCAGGTCCTGGGCAGTGGCAACAAATGCACCCATTAGAAACTACCCAAACCTGATAACCTGTGGGAACCctgcacagggaatatttctctttctgctctgaCCCCCAGAGAAGCACTGGCTTTGACCCTCACCCATGGAGAAAACTTCCAGGACTTCAAGATAGATGAGAGTCTACGAAAGTGTGAAATATATTATAGAGAGTAGAATAGTATGTCACTTGGGTGAGAAAgttaggttttgggatttttggtatgTAGTAGATGGAGGCAAGACAGAGGGCATTGGGCCTTGTCCCaagctgcttcttcttcttcatttaCTCCATTTTCTGCAATGTTGGTGGCACAGGGTGATTGGTCAAGGAAAACTGCAGTTTTGGGTTACGTGGACAGACAAGGGATGAGTTATTGGTAGATAGGTTAAAAAATTaagcatgttttaaaaattaattggaCGGGGCAACTTTAAAAGACCTTGAAACTGTACATCTGTACATCTGTACATcattttgggggtgtttttccTGTGCTCAAAGTCTGGTGTAGACAACGTGCTGAGGTTTTGATAAGATAACCGAAAAAATTCAGTGCATCTCCTTTTCCTGACACAGAACTGCTCCATGAGGGTTTTCCCCAACAGGGGAACCCCCAGGGAGGGGCCCAGAAATCAAGACATCAGTAATAAACCCCAtttctgagcagggagagcccagccTGCTGACAGAGGACGTACCCATGGGGCCCAGGCCgggtgcagagctggagccGTGCTGGGCAGGCTGTCCCACCAGCTGGTTCACAGAGGGCAGCTTGTTGATCCCTCCTCCGTGCACTTTGTTCATGGGGGAAAGGACGGGGCCGTAGGAGGAAGGTGTCTGCAGCTGGCTCCTGTTTTGGGAGAGAGCACTCTGGTCAGACTGGGGTgagtgggatggagctgccctgctctggcctggagctccctcccagcccatccagcCTCCCTAGTAAAGGTGCTCAAAGGCTGTGAGGGTCTTGAAGGGCTGCAGGGGTCTGAGGGGGCTTTAGGGGTCTCAGGGACTGTGGCAGTCTCAGGGACTGTGGGAgtctcaggagctgcaggggtttGAGGAGCTTCAGGGCTCTGAGGGACTGTAGGGATTTTAGGGATGATGGAGGCCTCAGTGATGGTGGATGTCTCAGAGCTGTGTGGGTctcaggaggctgcaggggcCTGGAGGACTGGGGGGTTCTCAGGGACTGGGGGGATCTCAGGGGCTGGGGAGtctcagaggctgtgagggtctcaggggctgtgggggttTCAGGGCCTATGGGGGTCTTGGGGCCTGTGAGGATCTTAGGGGCTGTGAGAGTCTTTGGGGCTGTGGAGGtctccagggctgggagggtCTCAGAAGCTGTGAGGGTCTCAGGGGCTGTGAAGGTCTCAGAAGCTGTGAGGGTCTCAGAAGCTGTGAGGGTCGCAGGGGCTGTGAGGTTCTCAGGACCTGTGAGAGTCTTGGGGCCTGTGAGGGTCTCAGGGCCTATGGGAGTCTCAGGGGCTATGGGGGTCTCATGGAGTTTTGGGGGGTctcaggggctggggcaggactCACTGCctctgatggagctgctgctgctgctgccggtAGGAATccaccagctgctgtgggaccagctccaccagctccaggcTCTCCTTTATCTTCATCAGGATCTCAAAGTTCTCCCGGCCTCGCACCTGGAGGAGGGAACAACACCAGGACTTTGCTTTATTCCCGTCCCACCTGGCCAATTCCTCAtgctccctttttttttccacccagACTACTGTCACTGTGGCCAGGGACTGTTTGGGATGCCCCAATCCCTTGGACATGTGCATCCATGGATGCTTTTGCTCCTATTCCCAAGGCCTCTACTGTCCTAAGGAGCCATATCCCCCCGCCCAAGGTGTTTCTGGCAGAGGGGACGATGTCCCACCACTGTCCCAAATGGATTTCTGACCCCATTGCAGCTCACCCACACTTACAGGCACATAGTACATCTCCTCCTCCCCGTGCCTCCGTTTCTTAATGCCAGTGCCCAGCGCTGGGAtgccctgggggctctgcttgaaggctggaaaggagaggagaagagaatTGATAGAGTTGTGGGAGACAggattaaaattaatattttttaaaatcagagaacatttcttttctatgaaaaaattcAGGTTATGCATCATACAAAACAGGGAATATTATGATGTTATGAACAAGTTTATGAAGCTAAATTTTTTGTGGTACAttgaacattttaaaagttatttgcTTACTGGTAAGTTAAAAGTTGTTTGATTACCAGGTAATCATAGCTTTGGAAAATATATTCTGGTGGGgctttgtgggggttttttgtgtggtttttttttttttgtgttttcgAGCTCTGTTTTGAAAGTTACGAATACATGGCTAAGACTTCACATGGAAGGCCATGAAAGGTGATTTCATAGGAGAAATAGACTTTTGTTTATATTACTGTACATGTTGCTGATTCTCCtgaggtatttttttctgattattttagGTTTATTAAATAGTTCTTATTTTGTTgataattttgtaaaaaaaggTAACCATTCCCTTGGGGCCTGCCATGGGTGTGTCCCTTTGTTATTGTCAATAATGAATTTATATATCCAGCCATGAGAGCCATGCCCAGGCTTTGTGAGGAGAGGGTCGGGGTCCAACTTATGAGATTTAGTGGAGAAAGGTCAAAGCATCATCTCAGAGTGTGGATTTGAGCCCAGGCTTGTGGAGGGCAGGGATTTTGGGTGTCCCGAGCCCCCCACCCCTGTCAGGGCACTCACTGCGCTTGTTGGCGTTGCCGTTCTTGGCCGTGCTCTCATTCAGGGCTTGCTGCTCTCGGAAATGATCTTCATCAGctttcctgtccctgccaggacaGGCACAGATCCGCCCCTCGAAGGATCTCCTCCCCAGGACCTGCCCGCTGGGAGAACAGCACAGTCAGTGGCCCTGCTTCCCCATGGGAAGGGCAGAAACCACACCAGAGACCCTCAGCGAGCCCCTGAGCAGCGGGGAGCAGGGGAAGGCTCCATCTGACCAGGCCCTGGTCCCTCCGTGCCAGCCCCTCTCCAAGCTGGCAGAGGGAGCATTGCTGTGCaaagagctggggcagccccatCCCGTTCCCTGAGTCTCGGGTTTTGGTGGTTAATTGCTGCtctgagatgtgcaggatgtctctgtttcAGCCCGTGTGGttgaagaacgagtctggactcttcactttttggtcttgaggttgtttatcaattcttatctctaaaattttctttctgcccagccgaggtctgctcagcagggcagccacaggcactctgtgttgtccttttatactacaaactacgtataacatatttacgcttaattcccaatacctatcacctgtgttagacagtgcacttctactctaaaccaatcccaaagtgccaacatcactgcagaaaatggagaacaagaagaagaaggagaaaggctggacattcCCAAGTTCCttcatcttgtccccataacccccataccaaaaatcctaaaacctACATTTTCACccagtgataattttattattatactattCACACttgtgtgactttcaggtcctcatacaaagctggtaacttgctccaagggtcacaatcaaatcc
This genomic interval from Melospiza georgiana isolate bMelGeo1 chromosome 22, bMelGeo1.pri, whole genome shotgun sequence contains the following:
- the TP73 gene encoding tumor protein p73 isoform X3, whose amino-acid sequence is MLYISDPMQHFTTSQFNLLNSSMDQSIGSRAASTSPYSSEHTSNVPTHSPYSQPSSTFEAMSPAPVIPSNTDYPGPHHFEVTFQQSSTAKSATWTYSPLLKKLYCQIAKTCPIQIKVSTSPPPGTIIRAMPVYKKAEHVTEVVKRCPNHELGRDFNDGQSAPASHLIRVEGNNLSQYVDDPVTGRQSVMVPYEPPQVGTEFTTILYNFMCNSSCVGGMNRRPILIIITLETRDGQVLGRRSFEGRICACPGRDRKADEDHFREQQALNESTAKNGNANKRTFKQSPQGIPALGTGIKKRRHGEEEMYYVPVRGRENFEILMKIKESLELVELVPQQLVDSYRQQQQQLHQRHFLTGLGCPNCIDYFTSQGLQNIYHLQNLSIEDLAALKIPEQYRMIIWRGLQELKQSHDYGAQQLIRSSSSNASTISIGSSGELQRQRVMEAVHFRVRHTITIPNRGTADDWADFGFDLPDCKSRKQSIKEEFTEGEIN
- the TP73 gene encoding tumor protein p73 isoform X2; this translates as MLYISDPMQHFTTSQFNLLNSSMDQSIGSRAASTSPYSSEHTSNVPTHSPYSQPSSTFEAMSPAPVIPSNTDYPGPHHFEVTFQQSSTAKSATWTYSPLLKKLYCQIAKTCPIQIKVSTSPPPGTIIRAMPVYKKAEHVTEVVKRCPNHELGRDFNDGQSAPASHLIRVEGNNLSQYVDDPVTGRQSVMVPYEPPQVGTEFTTILYNFMCNSSCVGGMNRRPILIIITLETRDGQVLGRRSFEGRICACPGRDRKADEDHFREQQALNESTAKNGNANKRTFKQSPQGIPALGTGIKKRRHGEEEMYYVPVRGRENFEILMKIKESLELVELVPQQLVDSYRQQQQQLHQRQSQLQTPSSYGPVLSPMNKVHGGGINKLPSVNQLVGQPAQHGSSSAPGLGPMGPGMLNSHPMQSNGEMNGGHSSQPMVSGSHCTPPPPYNADPSLVSFLTGLGCPNCIDYFTSQGLQNIYHLQNLSIEDLAALKIPEQYRMIIWRGLQELKQSHDYGAQQLIRSSSSNASTISIGSSGELQRQRVMEAVHFRVRHTITIPNRGTADDWADFGFDLPDCKSRKQSIKEEFTEGEIN
- the TP73 gene encoding tumor protein p73 isoform X1, with the translated sequence MSQPSPADEGPTFEHLWSSLEPDSTYFDLPPANPSSSNEVSNSTEVTMDVFQMRGMTDSSQFNLLNSSMDQSIGSRAASTSPYSSEHTSNVPTHSPYSQPSSTFEAMSPAPVIPSNTDYPGPHHFEVTFQQSSTAKSATWTYSPLLKKLYCQIAKTCPIQIKVSTSPPPGTIIRAMPVYKKAEHVTEVVKRCPNHELGRDFNDGQSAPASHLIRVEGNNLSQYVDDPVTGRQSVMVPYEPPQVGTEFTTILYNFMCNSSCVGGMNRRPILIIITLETRDGQVLGRRSFEGRICACPGRDRKADEDHFREQQALNESTAKNGNANKRTFKQSPQGIPALGTGIKKRRHGEEEMYYVPVRGRENFEILMKIKESLELVELVPQQLVDSYRQQQQQLHQRQSQLQTPSSYGPVLSPMNKVHGGGINKLPSVNQLVGQPAQHGSSSAPGLGPMGPGMLNSHPMQSNGEMNGGHSSQPMVSGSHCTPPPPYNADPSLVSFLTGLGCPNCIDYFTSQGLQNIYHLQNLSIEDLAALKIPEQYRMIIWRGLQELKQSHDYGAQQLIRSSSSNASTISIGSSGELQRQRVMEAVHFRVRHTITIPNRGTADDWADFGFDLPDCKSRKQSIKEEFTEGEIN